One Candidatus Afararchaeum irisae genomic region harbors:
- a CDS encoding chemotaxis protein CheC — protein MPLLVDIRKLTVIDSLVKESSKTLADYIESLTGVESEIEVTGLTFIDPGDLKNEIGSSEKFNVVINMDSPPYGLFLLTFTPRTARRVSELMTGKEIEGEEIDGIHRSALQELCNVLTSGFIDGWANALDTSIEISTPEVERSTGNEISNRVVSHVHEDSLSIVIDTVMEFDENETDGDSESDFNFEFYMIPDVGSFVYLIDRLDI, from the coding sequence ATGCCATTACTCGTCGACATACGTAAGCTCACGGTAATCGACTCACTCGTCAAGGAGAGCTCCAAGACGCTCGCCGACTACATAGAGTCGCTCACGGGTGTCGAGTCGGAGATAGAGGTCACGGGTCTGACCTTCATCGACCCGGGAGACCTGAAAAACGAGATAGGGAGTTCGGAGAAGTTCAACGTCGTAATAAACATGGACAGTCCTCCTTACGGTCTGTTCCTGCTGACGTTTACACCCAGAACTGCGAGGAGGGTCTCGGAGCTGATGACAGGGAAGGAGATAGAGGGCGAGGAGATCGACGGCATACACAGGAGTGCCCTACAGGAGCTCTGTAACGTCCTGACCTCGGGCTTCATAGACGGCTGGGCTAACGCCTTGGACACTAGCATAGAGATAAGTACACCCGAGGTCGAGAGATCGACGGGGAACGAGATCTCGAACAGGGTTGTATCACACGTTCACGAGGACTCGCTGTCGATAGTCATAGACACTGTGATGGAGTTCGACGAGAACGAGACAGACGGGGACTCGGAGAGCGACTTCAACTTCGAGTTCTACATGATACCCGACGTCGGCTCCTTCGTCTACCTCATCGACAGACTCGACATCTGA
- a CDS encoding NYN domain-containing protein, which yields MYDSFPLSDFVSSPRRKTALLVDGPNLLRDEFDVRLEDIREVAEDCASLNVTRVYLNHHAPPSLVEAVETNGMEPVVTSGDVDVKLSVDATAYAVEGADLIVATRDADFKPALEKANEAGSETRVIGVDKGFSSALGSVADDVVFL from the coding sequence ATGTACGACTCCTTCCCGCTCTCTGACTTCGTCTCGTCACCGAGGAGGAAGACCGCACTCCTCGTAGACGGTCCTAACCTTCTCAGGGACGAGTTCGACGTCCGTCTCGAAGACATACGTGAGGTCGCCGAGGACTGTGCGAGCCTCAACGTCACACGTGTCTACCTCAACCACCACGCGCCTCCGTCTCTCGTTGAGGCTGTCGAGACGAACGGGATGGAGCCAGTCGTGACCTCGGGCGACGTCGACGTCAAGCTCTCCGTCGACGCGACGGCGTACGCAGTTGAGGGTGCTGACCTCATCGTGGCGACGAGAGACGCCGACTTCAAGCCCGCTCTCGAAAAGGCTAACGAGGCAGGGTCGGAGACACGTGTAATCGGCGTCGACAAGGGCTTCTCGTCGGCTCTCGGAAGCGTCGCCGACGACGTAGTCTTTCTCTGA